In a genomic window of candidate division WOR-3 bacterium:
- the ptsP gene encoding phosphoenolpyruvate--protein phosphotransferase, with translation MSIKKEKIFRGIPVSSGFARGPVFIYQPYLPVISERVLKPEDAGPEVERFRQAVRDVEAELRELHQQVGREMGRDFAEFIDVQLALLTDEEVLNGTERYIREQLRNAEFAYSQTLKGLSVSGMAAQVPFFRERFADMADVSARVLSVLLGDNLPSIFGVKPGSVLVAHQLPPSDAALLDPAKVAGIVLEAGGKTSHTAIMAKAKEIPAVFGADAILKTVQEGDEIFVDGYRGLAILNPSANRLKTYEAEIKREQRRRASLKALVEEEPVTLDGKMIDLSANVEFLIEARQARDNGARGIGLFRTEYLFLARRRPPTEEEQFEIYRDVAELFRPFPVIIRTFDLGGDKVIPGYTEANPFLGWRAIRFCLDDTALFKNQLRAILRASAAGNVKIMFPMVATIEELRRAKLVLEEAKKELRKEGKQFDENVEVGVMVEIPSAAILAQQFARESRFLSIGSNDLTQYTLAVDRGNERVARLFDHFHPAVLRLIKNTVDAAHEQGIWVGMCGEFGADPMGVVLLLGMGVDEVSVVPGLLPETKQVIRSIDTGVAAEVAHQALKLSTALEVERLLEREVHHRFPKLARSLHAVKGAGGE, from the coding sequence ATGAGCATTAAGAAAGAGAAGATTTTTCGCGGCATTCCGGTTTCCTCCGGGTTTGCCCGTGGTCCGGTGTTTATTTATCAGCCTTATCTGCCGGTAATCAGTGAACGGGTGCTGAAACCTGAGGATGCCGGTCCGGAAGTGGAACGTTTTCGTCAGGCAGTACGGGATGTTGAAGCGGAACTGCGGGAGCTCCATCAGCAGGTGGGGCGGGAGATGGGCAGGGATTTTGCCGAATTTATTGATGTTCAGCTGGCACTTCTGACCGACGAGGAAGTATTGAACGGGACCGAGCGGTATATCCGGGAGCAGCTGCGCAACGCCGAATTTGCCTACAGTCAAACCCTAAAGGGGCTGAGTGTGAGCGGGATGGCGGCACAGGTGCCGTTTTTCCGTGAACGGTTTGCGGATATGGCGGATGTTTCGGCACGGGTGCTGAGCGTGCTGCTTGGGGACAATCTCCCTTCAATTTTTGGGGTGAAACCGGGGTCGGTGCTGGTGGCACACCAGTTGCCACCATCCGATGCAGCACTGCTGGACCCGGCAAAGGTGGCGGGCATAGTGCTGGAAGCAGGTGGTAAGACATCTCATACCGCGATTATGGCAAAGGCAAAGGAAATTCCGGCGGTATTCGGAGCGGATGCAATACTGAAGACGGTTCAGGAGGGGGATGAGATTTTTGTCGACGGGTACCGGGGGCTGGCGATTCTCAATCCGAGCGCAAACCGGCTGAAAACCTATGAGGCGGAGATCAAGCGGGAACAGCGGCGTCGGGCATCATTGAAGGCACTGGTCGAGGAGGAGCCGGTAACGCTTGATGGCAAAATGATTGATCTGTCCGCTAATGTAGAATTCCTGATTGAGGCACGGCAGGCAAGGGATAACGGGGCACGGGGAATCGGACTTTTCCGGACCGAATATCTCTTTCTGGCGCGACGGCGTCCGCCGACTGAGGAGGAGCAGTTTGAGATTTACCGGGATGTGGCAGAGCTGTTCCGGCCATTTCCAGTAATTATCAGGACCTTTGATTTGGGCGGGGACAAGGTGATTCCCGGTTATACCGAGGCAAATCCGTTTCTGGGCTGGCGGGCGATCCGTTTCTGTCTGGACGATACCGCGCTGTTCAAAAATCAGCTGCGGGCAATTCTTAGGGCTTCCGCTGCCGGCAATGTCAAAATCATGTTTCCGATGGTAGCAACGATTGAGGAATTGCGCCGGGCAAAACTGGTACTTGAGGAGGCAAAGAAGGAATTGAGGAAGGAGGGGAAGCAGTTTGATGAAAATGTTGAAGTTGGGGTAATGGTTGAGATACCCTCGGCGGCAATCCTTGCCCAGCAGTTCGCCCGGGAAAGCAGGTTTCTCTCAATCGGTTCAAACGATTTAACTCAGTATACCTTGGCGGTAGACCGGGGAAATGAACGGGTGGCAAGACTGTTTGACCATTTTCATCCGGCAGTTCTGCGTCTGATCAAGAATACGGTTGATGCTGCACACGAACAGGGTATTTGGGTTGGCATGTGTGGGGAATTTGGTGCTGATCCGATGGGTGTCGTGCTGCTTCTGGGTATGGGAGTGGACGAAGTTTCGGTTGTGCCCGGACTGCTGCCTGAGACCAAACAGGTGATTCGGTCAATTGATACCGGCGTTGCTGCCGAGGTGGCACATCAGGCGTTGAAACTTTCAACTGCGCTGGAGGTGGAACGACTGCTGGAGCGGGAAGTGCATCACCGGTTTCCGAAACTGGCACGTTCACTCCATGCGGTCAAGGGGGCAGGTGGTGAATAA
- a CDS encoding bifunctional phosphoglucose/phosphomannose isomerase produces MVNNTGYQRMKELISGLPEQLNTAWEIASSVPLSSKSAIGQVIVGAMGGSAMGADIVRSILEAEGGRWLTVVRDYSLPAGISDQTLVLAISYSGNTEETIAVYDAAVKQRAKVVVITSGGKLAEKARKDGVPLILIPGGMPPRCAIGLMSVAILVVLNRLGRCRSFLSDIRETGRLVRMNLPVWHRWAVRLSRKIVDRFIIVYSTSRLLDTAAYRLQCQLNENAKMLAHWGTLPEASHNEIMGFGAPVFLDGKVAVIALVDPTSHLRTLVRLGQMLKLIQGTIAENVRLESAGSSGCARLFSQVVRGDLLSIELARRRNVDPMVIPKIDRLKLVLTQKR; encoded by the coding sequence GTGGTGAATAATACCGGCTATCAGCGAATGAAGGAACTTATCTCGGGTCTGCCGGAGCAGCTGAATACAGCGTGGGAAATTGCCAGCAGTGTGCCGCTCTCCTCAAAATCTGCCATTGGCCAGGTTATCGTCGGGGCGATGGGTGGTTCGGCGATGGGTGCTGATATTGTCCGGAGCATTCTGGAGGCGGAGGGGGGGCGGTGGCTTACGGTTGTGCGCGATTATTCCCTGCCTGCGGGTATCTCCGATCAAACCTTGGTTCTGGCGATAAGTTATTCCGGGAATACTGAAGAGACGATTGCGGTCTATGATGCGGCGGTAAAACAGCGGGCTAAAGTCGTGGTAATCACGAGCGGTGGGAAGCTGGCGGAAAAGGCGCGAAAGGACGGTGTGCCCCTGATTCTGATTCCCGGCGGAATGCCGCCGCGGTGTGCGATCGGGCTGATGAGCGTGGCAATTTTGGTGGTGCTGAACCGCCTTGGCCGCTGCCGCAGTTTCCTGTCGGACATCAGAGAAACCGGCAGACTGGTGAGAATGAATCTGCCCGTATGGCACCGCTGGGCAGTGCGGTTAAGCCGGAAAATTGTGGACCGGTTCATTATTGTTTATTCAACCAGCCGTCTGCTGGATACTGCTGCCTACCGTTTGCAATGTCAGTTGAATGAGAATGCCAAGATGCTGGCACACTGGGGAACATTACCGGAGGCGAGTCATAATGAGATCATGGGTTTTGGTGCGCCCGTTTTCCTTGATGGAAAGGTGGCGGTGATTGCACTGGTTGATCCGACAAGCCATTTGCGGACGCTGGTTCGGTTGGGCCAGATGCTGAAACTGATTCAGGGCACGATTGCGGAAAATGTCCGGCTGGAATCAGCCGGAAGCTCTGGTTGTGCCCGGCTGTTTTCGCAGGTGGTGCGCGGTGATTTGCTCAGTATCGAACTGGCACGGCGCCGCAATGTTGATCCGATGGTGATTCCGAAAATTGACCGGTTAAAGCTGGTGCTGACGCAGAAGAGATAA
- a CDS encoding sugar phosphate nucleotidyltransferase — translation MGLGVIIPAAGEGQRLRPHTLRKPKVMLEVAGKPIIGHILDRVSRLNPDRIWVVVPPGDEWISSYLQASYRMSFEFVVQPEPRGLGHAVWCAGADRAGLPLLILLGDTIVDFDFQLMFQADYSIGVKEVSDPSRFGVVLVENGVVSRVIEKPREPVSRLAIVGIYYFREPKFLYQSLERLIAENRMIKGEYQFTDALQFLANQGAGIRTVDVDVWLDCGTPEALLETNRLLLERQKTALPELNTVRIVPPVFIAPDARIERSEIGPYVSVSVGAQISGSVVKDSLIYHGARVANCRLSGAIVGEDAEVRGVDGAVNVGPRVHLARG, via the coding sequence GTGGGACTGGGGGTGATCATTCCGGCAGCAGGCGAGGGGCAGCGGTTAAGACCGCACACGCTCAGAAAGCCCAAGGTGATGCTGGAGGTTGCGGGCAAACCGATCATTGGGCATATTCTTGACCGGGTCAGCCGACTGAATCCGGACCGGATTTGGGTGGTTGTGCCGCCGGGGGATGAATGGATCAGCAGTTATCTGCAGGCAAGCTACCGGATGAGCTTTGAATTTGTCGTCCAGCCTGAGCCCCGCGGTCTGGGGCATGCAGTCTGGTGTGCCGGGGCTGACCGTGCCGGGTTGCCACTGCTGATTCTGCTGGGGGATACGATTGTTGATTTTGACTTTCAATTAATGTTTCAGGCGGACTACAGTATCGGGGTCAAGGAAGTATCAGACCCGAGCCGGTTCGGTGTGGTGCTGGTGGAGAACGGGGTGGTCAGCAGGGTGATCGAAAAGCCTAGGGAGCCGGTAAGCCGGCTGGCGATCGTCGGGATTTACTACTTCCGGGAGCCGAAGTTCCTTTATCAATCGCTTGAACGGCTGATTGCAGAAAACCGGATGATCAAAGGTGAATATCAGTTTACCGATGCACTGCAGTTTCTCGCTAATCAGGGGGCAGGGATCAGAACTGTTGATGTTGATGTGTGGCTGGACTGCGGGACACCGGAGGCGTTGCTTGAGACCAACCGGCTGCTGCTGGAGCGCCAGAAGACAGCCCTGCCGGAGTTGAATACCGTCCGGATTGTGCCACCGGTTTTTATTGCACCGGATGCCAGGATTGAACGTTCCGAGATCGGGCCCTATGTCTCGGTCTCGGTGGGCGCTCAGATATCCGGTTCAGTGGTAAAAGACAGCCTGATTTATCATGGGGCAAGGGTGGCGAACTGCCGGCTCAGCGGTGCGATCGTGGGTGAAGATGCCGAGGTTCGCGGAGTGGACGGCGCGGTAAATGTCGGGCCCAGGGTCCATCTTGCCCGGGGATAA
- the tgt gene encoding tRNA guanosine(34) transglycosylase Tgt, which yields MFDFEVLAGDHRARRGRLSLPHGTVETPAFMAVATQAAVKTMSPQEVSDTGTEMLVCNTYHLYLRPGHKLIQGAGGISAFMGWHRPVLTDSGGYQIYSLAALSRTGEEGVEFQSHIDGSRHFFTPELVIEIQRALGSDIAMCLDDCPPFPVSRQQAEISVARTTGWARRCRTAAGADVNLFGIIQGATYHDLRHWSAEELLALDFPGYAIGGLCLGEPSALTYEITEQVCSMIPAEKPRYLMGAGYPEDIISAVRVGVDLFDCVLPTRNGRTGTAFVSTGRVLIRNAVYAEDPGPLDPNCNCYTCRNFSRAYLRHLFLAGEALGPRLLSYHNLYFFQSLLRAIREAIAGGRFDEWAQQFLSRYAQGTGQDSDLVSVSRNE from the coding sequence ATGTTCGACTTTGAGGTGCTGGCAGGCGATCACCGGGCACGCCGGGGAAGATTGAGTCTGCCTCACGGCACCGTTGAAACGCCCGCATTCATGGCGGTGGCGACCCAGGCGGCCGTCAAGACCATGAGTCCCCAGGAAGTAAGCGATACCGGCACTGAGATGCTAGTCTGCAATACCTATCACCTCTATTTACGGCCCGGGCATAAACTGATTCAGGGGGCGGGGGGAATTTCCGCTTTCATGGGCTGGCACCGTCCGGTGCTCACCGATTCCGGCGGTTATCAGATCTACTCGCTGGCGGCACTTTCCCGGACCGGCGAGGAGGGGGTGGAGTTTCAGTCCCACATTGACGGCAGCCGGCATTTCTTTACCCCGGAGCTGGTGATTGAGATTCAGCGAGCGCTGGGTTCGGATATTGCGATGTGTCTGGATGACTGTCCGCCGTTTCCGGTCAGCCGGCAGCAGGCGGAAATTTCGGTGGCACGAACGACCGGCTGGGCACGGCGCTGCCGGACGGCTGCAGGAGCGGATGTGAATCTGTTCGGTATCATTCAGGGTGCAACCTATCATGACCTCAGGCACTGGAGTGCGGAGGAGCTGCTGGCGCTGGATTTTCCGGGTTATGCGATCGGCGGGCTTTGTCTGGGTGAACCTTCAGCCCTGACCTATGAAATTACCGAACAGGTGTGTTCAATGATACCGGCAGAAAAACCCCGCTATCTCATGGGTGCCGGCTATCCTGAGGATATAATCAGTGCGGTTCGGGTTGGGGTGGATCTCTTTGACTGTGTGCTGCCGACCCGGAACGGCAGAACCGGTACCGCCTTTGTCAGCACCGGCCGGGTGCTGATCCGGAATGCGGTCTATGCAGAAGATCCCGGACCGCTGGATCCGAACTGTAACTGCTACACCTGCCGCAACTTCAGCCGTGCCTATCTCCGGCATCTGTTCCTTGCGGGCGAGGCGCTGGGACCCCGGCTTTTAAGCTATCACAACCTGTATTTCTTCCAGTCACTGCTGCGTGCTATCCGGGAGGCGATTGCCGGCGGGCGTTTTGATGAGTGGGCACAGCAGTTTCTGAGCCGGTATGCTCAGGGAACAGGTCAGGATTCAGACCTTGTAAGTGTCAGCCGAAATGAGTAA
- a CDS encoding ABC transporter substrate-binding protein: protein MRNLTVLILTLGLGLLVLSCGPGNVIKVGVVAPLTGDVKTFGESTVNGIMLAIEEANRAGGVNGKQIKLFISDDKNDPTEAANAGGKLIELDGVVAIIGSVSTKCSLPLADKCQVARIPMITPTSTNPKVTVTDDGRHKEYIFRACFTDSFQGVVAARFAIDSLKAKTAAIMYDVGNDYSRGLADYFKRFFEAAGGKVVAYESYQKDDVDFSGLLTKIKQQKPDLVFLPDYYNKVGLIVKQAYQLGLVTRFLGGDGWDSPAMLEIAGKEVAGSYFVNHYSADDPRSEVQNWVNKYQARYGQKPDAFATLGYDAGLLLIAALKNAPNAKPDEIREALSKIRDYPCVSGTITFDEFGNPIKLATIIQYTETGQRFVTSFAP, encoded by the coding sequence ATGCGTAATCTGACAGTCCTGATTTTAACACTCGGGCTCGGACTGCTCGTTCTTTCCTGCGGTCCGGGCAATGTGATCAAGGTGGGCGTGGTCGCCCCGCTCACCGGTGATGTCAAGACCTTCGGCGAGTCAACGGTCAACGGCATCATGCTCGCAATTGAGGAGGCAAACCGTGCCGGCGGCGTGAACGGCAAGCAGATCAAGCTGTTTATCTCCGATGACAAGAACGACCCGACTGAGGCGGCAAACGCCGGCGGCAAGCTGATTGAGCTGGACGGTGTTGTGGCAATCATCGGTTCGGTGTCCACCAAATGCTCCCTGCCGCTGGCGGACAAGTGCCAGGTGGCGCGGATTCCAATGATCACCCCGACTTCGACCAATCCCAAGGTCACGGTCACCGATGACGGCAGGCACAAGGAGTATATCTTCCGTGCCTGCTTCACCGATTCGTTCCAGGGGGTGGTGGCGGCGCGGTTTGCAATTGACAGCTTGAAGGCAAAGACCGCCGCAATCATGTATGATGTCGGCAACGACTACTCCCGCGGGCTTGCGGACTACTTCAAGCGCTTCTTCGAGGCGGCAGGTGGCAAGGTGGTGGCATATGAGTCCTATCAGAAGGATGATGTCGACTTCTCGGGACTGCTGACCAAGATCAAACAGCAGAAGCCGGACCTCGTGTTTCTCCCCGACTACTACAACAAGGTCGGTCTGATCGTCAAGCAGGCATATCAGCTCGGGCTGGTCACCCGCTTCCTTGGCGGTGACGGCTGGGATTCACCGGCGATGCTGGAGATTGCGGGCAAGGAGGTGGCGGGTAGCTACTTTGTCAACCACTACTCGGCTGATGATCCCAGGTCTGAGGTTCAGAACTGGGTGAACAAGTATCAGGCGCGCTACGGTCAGAAGCCGGATGCCTTTGCTACCCTCGGGTATGATGCAGGACTTCTGTTGATCGCCGCACTCAAGAATGCACCCAATGCCAAGCCGGACGAGATCCGGGAGGCGCTGAGCAAAATCCGGGACTACCCCTGCGTCTCGGGCACGATCACCTTTGACGAGTTCGGCAACCCGATCAAGCTGGCAACGATCATCCAGTATACCGAGACCGGCCAGCGGTTTGTAACTTCGTTTGCCCCGTAA
- a CDS encoding T9SS type A sorting domain-containing protein — protein MYAIPGDTFRRIFKYGPLAGGAGGIQPNDIPRWRELSTSDMPRPGPGSCISWYHLPALPQPLEYILMLPGNGSDKIHYANVRDSILIWLPGGRLTGNSGYGGSISTFNMPGGASHTACLLGGGEDDACWVSQPITDRFDRYGSTPYPQYIQTACAHGRDGYVYAFFGSTNRAFYRVPMYDDLESGGQGADRVECSSAPDLKVYPEPAAHNVRLEFINGKPGRCAVTIYDIAGRRVCTLCDRLLNAGVHSATWDLIDGHGMRSVPGVYIVQVRTSETVVTRRVTVR, from the coding sequence GTGTACGCGATACCCGGGGACACTTTCCGGCGGATTTTCAAATACGGACCGCTTGCAGGCGGTGCGGGTGGTATTCAGCCGAATGATATTCCGCGCTGGCGCGAACTGTCCACAAGTGATATGCCCCGCCCCGGACCCGGTTCCTGTATTTCATGGTATCATCTGCCGGCATTGCCTCAGCCGCTGGAATATATCCTGATGCTTCCCGGAAATGGGAGTGATAAGATTCACTACGCTAATGTGCGTGATTCGATTCTGATATGGCTTCCCGGTGGAAGATTGACAGGCAACTCCGGTTATGGTGGTTCGATTTCAACTTTCAATATGCCGGGTGGCGCTTCTCATACCGCCTGTCTGCTTGGTGGCGGCGAGGATGACGCCTGCTGGGTATCACAGCCAATCACAGATCGTTTTGATCGTTATGGATCTACCCCTTATCCCCAGTATATTCAGACTGCCTGTGCTCATGGCAGAGATGGCTATGTCTACGCCTTTTTCGGCAGCACTAACCGTGCCTTCTACCGTGTTCCGATGTATGACGACCTTGAGAGTGGCGGGCAAGGTGCTGACAGGGTTGAATGCAGTTCAGCCCCGGACCTAAAAGTTTATCCGGAGCCGGCGGCGCACAATGTCAGGCTGGAGTTTATCAACGGGAAACCCGGAAGATGTGCGGTGACGATCTACGATATCGCCGGCAGGCGGGTGTGCACGCTGTGTGACCGGCTACTGAATGCAGGTGTCCATTCGGCGACCTGGGATTTGATCGATGGGCATGGGATGCGTTCAGTACCCGGAGTATATATTGTGCAGGTGCGCACTTCTGAAACGGTCGTGACCCGAAGGGTCACGGTCAGATAA
- a CDS encoding FlgD immunoglobulin-like domain containing protein, whose protein sequence is MSRYHKLYVAGRDSGLPIMTIVSTLTDSITARYPVTDLMCMAYNDSEGCVVITAESCRLRVIDCRTDSVRAVITTVDSCLPDYVFWNHHNNCYYVITGHYQLYPVLDTFAWCTVFDSRTNTVVDTFCLQRRFYRGVLVHPHRNKLYFGLNDEVAVVDGDQNRIVRWIPFLGGQFATDSVGNKLYLINAGSIGVVDCNHDTLIKEIFLGGGGYLEFCCIPELDRLAVICDNLLAGIDCAGDSLVFADSTFRVNPWYAALTWDPVRGQILIGKYYFSEGTALLLAYDPVSWQVRRKRMLGVERIWDLVHNRRQNRFYLLTESRDSFQLWVVDGESGNYLQAFTLCPARCEYEVKLYPHPDERRLYIPDPEGGRIRVFDCDHGAIVYDIPVRLMPTLLTFFKNRIYCSHTDYPNGYLSIIDSDADTVIKVLDLPLVGTSFVIFYPEVNKYYVQGYWDNRIAVMDLATDELQKLIRGIPAGQGILSPAIRMPAVRGLYVVFANILPNSPFLVKIDVTTDSIVKVYSDLNYYYATFGLVNHFFTNKLYLCDMIRPYYPFAHLIGVYDVFQDTVVNEVSTPIPDTAWKWWGINADYYNYASHPNLPFFYAHYIWGVAKVDCVTDSVVSFLRLRGLGEDWRVMKLDPVDNRIYLVGDSRIFVLRDEGPGVTFPPPEARSRIRFDSPTVIRDRLLVSLQAPAASEAQLSMFDAGGRLLRQLQTATGREGRVRLQWDGSDVKGHQTAAGVYFVVLESGSDRYMKKVVRIR, encoded by the coding sequence GTGTCTAGGTATCACAAGTTGTATGTGGCAGGACGGGACAGCGGTCTGCCAATCATGACAATTGTCAGCACACTTACTGATTCCATAACTGCCCGTTACCCCGTTACCGACTTAATGTGTATGGCGTATAACGATTCCGAAGGGTGTGTTGTGATCACTGCCGAATCCTGCCGGTTGCGGGTTATTGACTGCCGGACCGACTCAGTGCGTGCCGTCATTACTACCGTTGACAGCTGTCTGCCTGACTATGTTTTCTGGAATCACCATAATAACTGCTATTATGTGATTACAGGACATTACCAGCTTTATCCGGTGCTGGATACCTTTGCCTGGTGCACGGTGTTTGATAGCCGGACCAACACCGTTGTCGATACCTTCTGTCTCCAGCGGAGGTTTTACCGGGGGGTTCTGGTGCATCCGCACCGGAACAAGCTCTACTTCGGGTTGAATGATGAGGTGGCGGTGGTGGACGGTGACCAGAACCGGATCGTCAGATGGATTCCTTTTTTGGGAGGTCAGTTTGCGACCGACTCCGTGGGCAATAAACTCTATCTGATTAATGCTGGTAGCATCGGAGTAGTTGATTGCAACCATGATACCCTGATAAAGGAGATATTCCTCGGCGGAGGCGGGTATCTTGAATTCTGTTGCATTCCGGAACTGGATCGGCTGGCTGTTATCTGCGACAACCTGCTTGCCGGCATTGACTGTGCGGGGGACTCTCTGGTGTTTGCCGATTCCACATTCCGGGTTAATCCCTGGTATGCCGCTCTGACCTGGGATCCGGTGCGGGGGCAAATTCTTATCGGCAAGTATTATTTTTCTGAAGGAACGGCGCTCCTTTTGGCATATGATCCGGTCAGCTGGCAGGTGCGCAGGAAGCGGATGCTCGGTGTGGAGCGGATCTGGGATTTAGTTCATAACCGCCGTCAGAACCGGTTTTATCTTTTGACCGAATCCCGAGATTCGTTTCAGCTTTGGGTGGTTGACGGAGAATCAGGTAATTATCTTCAGGCATTTACGCTCTGCCCCGCCCGCTGTGAATATGAAGTGAAGCTGTATCCCCATCCAGATGAAAGAAGGTTATACATTCCGGACCCGGAAGGGGGACGCATCAGGGTTTTTGACTGCGACCATGGGGCGATAGTTTATGACATACCGGTTCGACTGATGCCTACATTGCTTACTTTTTTCAAAAACCGGATCTACTGCAGTCATACCGATTATCCCAACGGCTATCTGTCAATCATTGATTCCGATGCGGATACGGTCATCAAGGTGCTGGACCTGCCGCTGGTCGGCACCAGTTTTGTCATTTTTTATCCCGAGGTTAATAAATATTATGTTCAGGGCTACTGGGACAACCGGATTGCGGTGATGGACCTTGCTACGGACGAACTGCAGAAGCTCATCCGTGGTATCCCGGCCGGGCAGGGGATTCTCTCACCGGCGATAAGGATGCCGGCGGTCCGGGGGTTGTATGTCGTTTTTGCCAACATACTGCCCAATTCTCCCTTTCTGGTCAAGATTGATGTGACCACCGATTCGATCGTGAAGGTGTATAGTGATCTAAATTACTATTACGCAACTTTTGGACTTGTAAACCACTTTTTCACTAATAAACTTTATCTTTGCGATATGATTAGACCTTATTATCCATTTGCGCATCTGATCGGTGTCTATGATGTTTTTCAGGACACGGTTGTCAATGAGGTGAGCACTCCGATTCCGGATACGGCGTGGAAGTGGTGGGGAATTAACGCAGATTATTATAATTATGCCAGCCATCCCAATCTGCCGTTTTTTTACGCCCACTATATCTGGGGGGTGGCAAAGGTTGACTGCGTTACCGATTCTGTTGTCAGCTTCCTCCGGTTGCGGGGACTGGGGGAAGATTGGCGGGTGATGAAACTGGATCCGGTTGACAACCGGATTTATCTGGTCGGCGACAGCCGGATATTTGTGCTCCGGGACGAAGGTCCGGGAGTCACATTCCCTCCGCCTGAAGCTCGAAGCCGGATACGGTTTGACTCTCCGACGGTGATCAGGGACCGGTTGCTCGTCAGTCTGCAGGCGCCGGCAGCTTCGGAGGCGCAATTGAGCATGTTTGATGCCGGTGGCAGACTGCTCCGGCAATTGCAGACGGCAACCGGCAGGGAAGGCAGAGTGCGGCTTCAATGGGACGGGAGCGATGTTAAGGGGCATCAGACTGCAGCCGGGGTATATTTTGTTGTGCTGGAATCGGGTTCTGACCGTTACATGAAAAAGGTTGTCAGAATCAGGTAG
- a CDS encoding pitrilysin family protein, which produces MKPFLRSHLLFLLLGLITAVSPLLSLPVERESLNNGLIIITFEDHRLPIVDLALVCRSGATFEPLPKAGTASLCAQMLLRGTKTLTADSLTALLDFLGASYSADADFDHSRLQFRLLSKDLGTGLDILADIVLNPAFPEPEFRLVREELLTAARRAWDNPGSLVTLEFDRLLFGDHRYRLPARGDTGTIPQITLADLRQFHATHFVPNNCFIVAVGDINPRELKEEITRRFGSWQSKTVPAPEPPAFKPPEKLRVKLITRPDMNQTYIQFGHPGISVRDPDLIPVRLMSYILGGPPLSSRLGLAVREYAGLAYDVRCWFDRRLMTGAFRATVQTSKPQTAIEKMFAEIDRMVRTGATPPELQKAKNYFTGSFPLTYSANSGKLDQLISFELYGYGMDWFTRFPELVRTTTLEQINTAARNRLFPGRYLMVILGNITRDQLNLPDAEWIE; this is translated from the coding sequence ATGAAACCGTTTCTCCGCTCACACCTGCTGTTTCTTTTACTCGGACTCATAACCGCAGTTTCCCCTCTGCTCTCCCTGCCGGTTGAGCGCGAATCACTGAACAACGGTCTGATAATCATCACCTTTGAGGACCACCGCCTGCCGATCGTGGACCTGGCACTGGTCTGCCGTTCCGGTGCGACGTTTGAACCGCTCCCGAAGGCGGGCACCGCCAGCCTCTGCGCTCAGATGCTTCTGCGGGGCACGAAAACTCTTACCGCCGACTCGCTCACCGCCCTGCTTGACTTCCTTGGTGCCAGCTACTCGGCAGATGCCGATTTTGACCACAGCCGGCTCCAGTTCCGGCTCCTGTCCAAGGACCTTGGAACCGGACTGGACATCCTTGCCGATATCGTCCTCAACCCCGCATTTCCGGAACCGGAGTTCCGGCTCGTCCGGGAGGAGCTGCTCACCGCTGCCCGCCGTGCCTGGGACAATCCGGGCTCCCTGGTAACGCTGGAGTTTGACCGCCTGCTCTTCGGTGACCACCGCTACCGCCTGCCCGCCCGCGGTGATACCGGCACCATTCCGCAAATCACCCTTGCTGACCTGCGCCAGTTCCACGCCACCCACTTCGTGCCCAACAACTGCTTCATCGTTGCGGTCGGTGACATCAACCCCAGAGAGCTGAAAGAGGAAATCACCCGCCGGTTCGGAAGCTGGCAGTCCAAAACGGTGCCGGCTCCTGAACCGCCTGCATTCAAACCGCCGGAAAAACTCCGCGTCAAACTGATTACCCGGCCGGATATGAACCAGACCTATATTCAGTTCGGCCATCCGGGCATCTCGGTCCGCGATCCGGATCTGATTCCGGTCCGGCTCATGTCCTACATCCTCGGCGGTCCGCCACTCTCCTCCCGGCTCGGTCTGGCGGTCCGGGAATACGCCGGGCTTGCCTATGATGTCCGCTGCTGGTTTGACCGCCGGCTCATGACCGGTGCCTTCCGGGCAACGGTCCAGACCTCAAAACCGCAGACCGCAATTGAGAAGATGTTTGCCGAAATTGACCGGATGGTCCGGACCGGTGCCACCCCGCCGGAACTGCAGAAGGCGAAAAACTACTTCACCGGCTCATTTCCGCTCACCTACTCTGCCAACTCCGGCAAGCTTGACCAGCTGATCAGCTTTGAACTCTACGGCTACGGCATGGACTGGTTCACCCGCTTTCCGGAACTGGTCCGCACCACCACGCTTGAACAGATTAACACCGCTGCCCGCAACCGACTCTTTCCAGGCAGATACCTGATGGTCATCCTAGGCAACATCACCCGCGATCAGCTCAACCTCCCCGATGCGGAGTGGATTGAATGA